One window of the Solanum stenotomum isolate F172 chromosome 11, ASM1918654v1, whole genome shotgun sequence genome contains the following:
- the LOC125845735 gene encoding uncharacterized protein LOC125845735, producing MHCFIGGLGDYLIGSCTVAALNSDMDFARLMAQSLDRSTASAPAQSSRPRQEQTQTPRAPNLYYQRGASRGLPPRPTCRHCGRSHLGECRYGSTACYGCGIEGHKIHDCLKLRVEGRSDRPQYTGSAGASSASTPSSSRGPQPPAGRGTCRGRGFGSGAGPNRMYALAGRQNSEASPDVVIGVTLSYVTPFVAKKFGVEPELLHEPFAVSTPEILRANLVMSP from the exons ATGCATTGCTTCATTGGTGGACTTGGGGATTATTTGATTGGCTCTTGCACCGTTGCTGCATTAAATTCGGATATGGATTTTGCAAGACTTATG GCTCAATCACTAGACCGCTCAACTGCTAGTGCCCCAGCTCAGTCATCGAGACCCAGGCAGGAGCAGACTCAGACCCCGAGGGCACCTAATCTCTACTATCAGAGAGGTGCTAGTCGAGGACTACCGCCTCGACCTACTTGCAGGCACTGTGGCCGATCTCACTTGGGAGAGTGTCGATATGGATCTACCGCTTGCTATGGGTGTGGAATTGAGGGTCATAAGATACATGATTGTCTGAAGCTTCGAGTGGAGGGTAGAAGTGATAGGCCACAATATACTGGCTCTGCAGGAGCATCCTCAGCATCAACGCCTTCTTCATCACGTGGCCCTCAACCACCAGCAGGGAGAGGTACATGCAGGGGTAGAGGATTTGGTTCTGGAGCTGGCCCAAATCGGATGTATGCACTAGCAGGTCGTCAGAATTCAGAGGCATCCCCTGATGTGGTTATAG GGGTTACCCTatcatatgttactccatttgttGCTAAGAAATTTGGAGTAGAGCCAGAGTTATTACATGAGCCATTTGCAGTATCAACTCCG GAGATTTTGAGGGCTAATTTGGTCATGTCACCATga